Proteins co-encoded in one Montipora capricornis isolate CH-2021 chromosome 12, ASM3666992v2, whole genome shotgun sequence genomic window:
- the LOC138027157 gene encoding uncharacterized protein produces MVQNGAMVLVTTTVFVFAIWISHGTGAPLDPQDSEKNPSSNVTWLLQNSTVANLTTSCNGTSFNCSLTKDDQNATLQTNSASVQVNLTDLCVENRTTLAFLCNGTELNLTVYCDSKTTNNLSLVCLNASVNSSSDIGVFNATNFPTSSFVASNLTNASAAVLNETSTVNGSTVFPSLNTTASTASVNATSAANETLANSTVSMNNTTVNASSTPIVQDSTTTQITVTANEVSNGPQTNGSIKTPATTEAIATTVSTTTEKSTTPEVTTSTTETSTTPKSSEKPAATAAIVTTTESATTQGSTTPEVTTSTTEKSTTPGVTTTAGSISSEKSTTGSQSTTMKTTTAESTIPHSSTPITVEKSKSASTTVESSSTSPSTKERETKETTKSTTKETVKTIETTTTHTQEKMTELTTPGRDVHSLPSPMDDEKSIQFFYMNVLIPIGAGACVALAIAFLVVLCRCCRRRKLKKVRYFGKAYGEMPMDKLNLLSHSSDEE; encoded by the exons ATGGTTCAGAATGGCGCGATGGTCTTAGTTACAACAACCGTTTTCGTATTTGCCATTTGGATTTCGCACGGAACCGGAGCCCCTTTGGATCCCCAAGACTCCGAAAAGAATCCATCGAGTAATGTTACTTGGTTGTTGCAGAATTCTACAGTTGCTAACTTAACAACGTCCTGTAATGGAACGTCTTTTAACTGCTCATTGACGAAAGATGATCAAAATGCAACGTTGCAAACGAACTCAGCATCGGTTCAAGTGAATTTAACTGATCTTTGCGTTGAAAACAGAACTACCTTAGCATTTTTATGCAACGGAACTGAGTTGAATTTAACGGTGTATTGTGATTCAAAAACGACTAATAATTTGTCGCTTGTTTGTCTAAATGCCAGCGTTAATTCATCAAGCGATATTGGGGTTTTCAATGCAACGAATTTTCCCACTTCGTCATTTGTTGCGAGTAATCTCACGAATGCTTCTGCAGCTGTGCTAAATGAAACCTCGACAGTCAATGGATCTACGGTCTTTCCCAGTCTAAACACAACCGCATCAACAGCTTCAGTCAATGCCACTTCAGCGGCAAACGAAACCCTTGCAAACTCAACCGTTTCTATGAACAATACTACAGTGAATGCATCTTCCACACCGATCGTTCAGGATTCAACTACGACCCAAATTACGGTCACTGCAAATGAGGTTTCTAACGGACCGCAAACAAACGGAAGCATTAAAACGCCTGCTACAACTGAGGCGATTGCGACGACAGTATCTACGACAACAGAGAAATCTACAACGCCAGAAGTCACGACGTCTACAACAGAGACATCTACAACTCCAAAAAGCAGTGAAAAGCCTGCAGCAACTGCCGCGATTGTGACAACCACAGAATCCGCGACCACACAGGGATCGACAACGCCAGAAGTTACGACGTCCACAACAGAGAAATCTACAACTCCAGGAGTCACAACAACTGCGGGGTCAATTTCTTCAGAGAAATCAACAACAGGATCGCAATCGACCACGATGAAAACTACAACTGCGGAATCGACGATTCCACATAGTTCGACACCAATAACAGTGGAAAAATCGAAAAGCGCAAGCACTACAGTTGAGTCTTCTTCTACATCGCCAAGCACGAAAGAAAGAGAAACTAAAGAAACCACCAAAAGCACAACTAAAGAAACAGTGAAGACTATTGAAACGACTACGACTCATACCCAGGAAAAGATGACAGAATTAACCACACCGGGCAGAGATGTGCACTCCT tgcCATCACCTATGGATGATGAAAAG AGTATTCAGTTTTTCTACATGAATGTGTTGATTCCCATTGGTGCTGGAGCTTGTGTTGCCCTTGCAATTGCCTTCTTGGTTGTCCTATGCAGATGCTGTCGCAGAAGGAAATTAAAGAAAGTACGGTACTTTGGAAAG gCTTACGGAGAGATGCCTATGGATAAGTTGAATCTGCTGTCACATTCCAGTGATGaagaatga